From a single Stackebrandtia endophytica genomic region:
- a CDS encoding YciI family protein, with protein sequence MKYALLLYAKDSHWKNLSDEERAAEYDKHVKFGELLDSRNAARGGEELALSHTATTLRHGDGEVLASDGPYAETAEQLGGFYLIEAADLDEALELAKSCPGPIVEVRPIVEM encoded by the coding sequence ATGAAGTACGCACTGCTGCTCTACGCCAAGGACTCCCACTGGAAGAACCTGAGCGATGAGGAACGCGCCGCCGAATACGACAAGCACGTCAAGTTCGGTGAACTGCTGGACTCCCGCAACGCGGCGCGCGGCGGAGAGGAGCTGGCCCTGTCACACACCGCCACTACTCTTCGACACGGTGACGGTGAGGTGCTGGCCAGCGACGGTCCCTACGCGGAGACCGCTGAACAGCTGGGTGGCTTCTATCTGATCGAGGCCGCCGACTTGGACGAGGCTTTGGAGCTGGCGAAGTCCTGCCCGGGTCCGATCGTGGAGGTGCGTCCGATCGTGGAGATGTAA